The following proteins are co-located in the Candidatus Cloacimonadota bacterium genome:
- a CDS encoding cation:proton antiporter, whose amino-acid sequence MLNIVEIIRESFVHHIVFSAGLLLIVGYLFGQLAEKAKLPAITGYIFAGILIGSSGLKFIRHENMHMLNIVSEITLSFIAMIIGGEFSFYKLRIYGKKVILLTVSQMFLTFALVSAGLILLNLPVYVSFLLGAIGAATAPAATVVIVEKLKVKGEFVDYLYGIVALDDAGTVILFSIAFALSTSIIGEVNVNFGISIIHAFLEIFYSLIIGIIGGFLIHFASSKKRNINEIKIITLGILFLTTSISISLELSPLITNMTAGMLIINLSKKNIKILSSLQPLTPPLYAIFFAVAGAELSLSIFKDSTVLIAGLTFIILRAFGKYFGIYFSATSLKASENVKKYLGLGLLPQAGVAIGLVLFVQASPIIEQASAAIHLEIDKMINIVLMSVFFNELFGPPLAKYAILKSIKRRN is encoded by the coding sequence ATGTTGAACATTGTGGAAATAATCAGAGAAAGCTTCGTCCATCATATTGTATTCAGTGCAGGTTTATTGCTGATTGTCGGGTATTTGTTCGGACAGTTAGCAGAGAAAGCAAAATTACCTGCGATCACAGGTTATATTTTTGCTGGAATTTTAATTGGCAGTTCCGGATTAAAATTTATTCGACACGAAAATATGCACATGCTGAACATTGTTTCGGAAATAACATTATCTTTCATTGCCATGATAATTGGCGGAGAATTCTCCTTTTACAAATTACGAATCTATGGGAAAAAAGTGATCTTATTGACAGTCTCTCAAATGTTTCTCACTTTCGCTCTTGTCTCTGCAGGTTTGATCTTATTAAATCTACCTGTTTATGTTTCCTTTCTTCTCGGAGCGATCGGAGCTGCAACCGCTCCTGCTGCTACTGTTGTCATAGTAGAGAAATTGAAAGTTAAAGGTGAATTTGTCGATTATCTTTATGGGATAGTCGCTCTTGATGACGCCGGAACCGTAATCTTATTTTCAATTGCATTTGCTTTATCAACTTCTATTATTGGAGAGGTAAATGTAAATTTCGGGATTTCGATCATTCATGCTTTTCTGGAAATTTTTTATTCGCTCATAATCGGGATCATCGGAGGTTTCCTGATCCATTTTGCATCTTCAAAAAAGAGAAATATCAATGAGATCAAGATCATAACACTCGGTATTTTATTTTTGACAACCTCGATCTCCATCAGTCTGGAACTTTCTCCCTTGATCACCAATATGACCGCCGGCATGCTGATCATTAATTTGAGTAAAAAAAACATCAAGATCTTGTCCTCGCTTCAACCTTTGACTCCACCCTTGTATGCAATCTTTTTCGCGGTTGCCGGAGCAGAATTAAGTCTTTCCATTTTTAAAGACAGCACCGTTCTGATCGCGGGATTAACTTTTATTATCCTCCGCGCATTTGGAAAATACTTCGGTATCTATTTTTCAGCAACTTCCTTGAAAGCTTCTGAAAATGTAAAAAAATATCTCGGATTAGGATTATTACCACAAGCCGGAGTTGCGATCGGACTGGTTCTTTTTGTGCAGGCATCTCCCATAATCGAGCAGGCTTCAGCAGCTATTCACTTGGAAATCGATAAAATGATCAATATCGTGTTGATGTCGGTTTTCTTCAATGAACTTTTCGGTCCCCCGCTCGCCAAGTATGCGATCTTGAAAAGCATTAAAAGGAGAAATTAG